Part of the Benincasa hispida cultivar B227 chromosome 11, ASM972705v1, whole genome shotgun sequence genome, TTGGTTGAGGTCCACAAAAGTCAGTGTGGATGAGCTGCAACTTCTCAATTACTTTCCATTGTGACTTCTTGAAAGGCAACCTTGTTTGCTTCCTTGTTAAACAAGCTCTGCAGTTTGTTTTCAACTCCTCCAGAACTGGTACTCCTACTACCATTTCATTCTTCTACAAATATTGCAACCCTTTCTGATGAAAATGCCCCAACCTCTCGTGCCATAACTCAGTGTCATTCACTTGACACTTGAAAGCTATCTGCTCTTTTTCGAGTGGATCCAACGAAAAGCTTTTGTGCTGCATCTTTATTTTCAACAACTCATTCCCATTGGAATCAGAAATGAGGCACTCTCCTTCTTCAAACAACACTTTGAATCCCTTATCTACTAATTGACCAACGCTTAACAAGTTTTGATCAATTTCAGGGACAAACAACACTTCAGTAATCAACTTGGTTCCAACACAGCTCTCTATTGACACTGTTCCCTCCCCCTTTGCTTCTAGATACTCACCGTTTCCTATCCTCACCCTTGACTTGAATGACTTGTCAAGGTCCTTGAACAACTCTTTGTCACTTGTCATGTGATTGGTACACCTACTATCAACCAACCAACCATCACATCGAGTGATTGATGAGAAACAAGTAGCCACAAAGAGTTGGTTTTCTTCCTACTATACTACAACATGTGCTCCTCCTTGTTGTTGAGTTTTTGCTTCCTTACAGAATCATTCAATGTGCCCCAATAAATGACATATTCTACAATTCACATCTGGCCTTCTCCAGCATCTGAAATGTGGATGATTATGCTTCCCACAGTGCTTCCATGTACTACCAGCATCGTTTGTAGTAGACTCTGAGCTATTATTGTCACTTcccttcttccctttcccctttctctctcttccaCCTTATCCTTGTTGCAATCTAGCTTTCAATACCCCCTCAATGCTTCCTTTTTGTCTAATCAACCTTCTTTGCTCTTGTGCTTGCAAATCACTAACCACTTCTATCACCTTGAGTTTTGAGAGGTCTTTAGTATTTTCTAAGGAAGCAATGGTTGCTTCATATCTCTCAGGTATTGAAACTAGAATCTTCTGAACCAATCTATTTTCAGATAAATTGGTTCCTAATGCTCTTGCCTTATTAGAAATCCCAATCAATTTATCTAAATACTCTTTAATGGGCTCAGAATCCTTCATTTGCATTCTCTCGAATTCTTGCACCAAGTTCAACACTTTCATGCCTTTAATCCTCTCATCACCTTCATACTCACTTTTGAGGAACTCCCAGATCTTCTTTACCGACTTCAAGGCCAAAATTTTGTTGATATGGTGGGAGACACAACTGCATATAGGCAAGCTCGAGCTTTTTCCTTCCTGGTGACCCTTTCCTTGTGAGTCTTAATCTGATGTATTATTGGATTATTAGAAAATGGAGCAATCTCA contains:
- the LOC120090887 gene encoding uncharacterized protein LOC120090887; amino-acid sequence: MELGSNSLSSLAPPVFDGEIYQAWAIRMQAYMEGYDYWDSVKKIWEFLKSEYEGDERIKGMKVLNLVQEFERMQMKDSEPIKEYLDKLIGISNKARALGTNLSENRLVQKILVSIPERYEATIASLENTKDLSKLKVIEVVSDLQAQEQRRLIRQKGSIEGVLKARLQQG